A DNA window from Mastomys coucha isolate ucsf_1 unplaced genomic scaffold, UCSF_Mcou_1 pScaffold21, whole genome shotgun sequence contains the following coding sequences:
- the Ercc1 gene encoding DNA excision repair protein ERCC-1 isoform X2, with the protein MDPGKNEESRPQPSGPPTRKKFVIPLDEDEVPSARAKHLFRSSRNPTAPATSAHVAPQTYAEYAIAQPPGGAGPTVPTGSEPSTGENPSQTQKTGAKSSSIIVSPRQRGNPVLKFVRNVPWEFGEVIPDYVLGQSTCALFLSLRYHNLHPDYIHERLQSLGKNFALRVLLVQVDVKDPQQALKELAKMCILADCTLVLAWSAEEAGRYLETYKAYEQKPADLLMERLEQNFLSRATECLTTVKSVNKTDSQTLLATFGARRLFEVLHEPFLKVPR; encoded by the exons ATGGATCCTGGGAAGAACGAGGAAAGTCGGCCACAGCCCTCAGGACCACCCACCAGGAAAAAGTTTGTTATCCCACTGGATGAAGACGAGGTGCCTTCTGCAAGG GCCAAGCATTTATTCAGATCGTCACGGAACCCTACTGCCCCTGCAACCTCAGCCCATGTGGCCCCTCAGACATATGCTGAGTATGCCATCGCCCAGCCTCCAGGAGGGGCTGGGCCCACAGTGCCCACAGGCTCTGAACCTTCGACAGGAGAGAACCCCAGCCAGACCCAGAAAACAGGTGCAAAGTCCAGTAGCATCATCGTGAGCCCAAGGCAG AGAGGCAACCCCGTGTTGAAGTTTGTGCGCAATGTACCCTGGGAATTCGGTGAGGTGATTCCTGATTACGTGCTGGGCCAGAGCACCTGCGCCCTTTTCCTCAG CCTCCGCTACCACAACCTCCATCCAGACTACATCCATGAACGGCTGCAGAGCCTGGGGAAGAACTTCGCCCTGCGTGTGCTACTAGTCCAAGTGGATGTG aaaGATCCCCAGCAGGCTCTTAAGGAGCTGGCTAAGATGTGCATCTTGGCTGACTGCACCCTGGTGCTGGCCTGGAG TGCAGAGGAAGCTGGGCGGTACCTGGAGACCTATAAGGCTTATGAGCAGAAGCCCGCTGACCTCCTCATGGAGAGGCTGGAGCAGAACTTCCTGTCACGG GCCACTGAGTGTCTGACCACTGTGAAATCTGTGAACAAGACCGACAGCCAGACCCTCCTGGCTACATTTGGA GCCCGCAGGCTCTTTGAAGTTCTACATGAACCCTTCCTCAAAGTGCCTCGATGA
- the Ercc1 gene encoding DNA excision repair protein ERCC-1 isoform X1 has translation MDPGKNEESRPQPSGPPTRKKFVIPLDEDEVPSARAKHLFRSSRNPTAPATSAHVAPQTYAEYAIAQPPGGAGPTVPTGSEPSTGENPSQTQKTGAKSSSIIVSPRQRGNPVLKFVRNVPWEFGEVIPDYVLGQSTCALFLSLRYHNLHPDYIHERLQSLGKNFALRVLLVQVDVKDPQQALKELAKMCILADCTLVLAWSAEEAGRYLETYKAYEQKPADLLMERLEQNFLSRATECLTTVKSVNKTDSQTLLATFGSLEQLFTASREDLALCPGLGPQKARRLFEVLHEPFLKVPR, from the exons ATGGATCCTGGGAAGAACGAGGAAAGTCGGCCACAGCCCTCAGGACCACCCACCAGGAAAAAGTTTGTTATCCCACTGGATGAAGACGAGGTGCCTTCTGCAAGG GCCAAGCATTTATTCAGATCGTCACGGAACCCTACTGCCCCTGCAACCTCAGCCCATGTGGCCCCTCAGACATATGCTGAGTATGCCATCGCCCAGCCTCCAGGAGGGGCTGGGCCCACAGTGCCCACAGGCTCTGAACCTTCGACAGGAGAGAACCCCAGCCAGACCCAGAAAACAGGTGCAAAGTCCAGTAGCATCATCGTGAGCCCAAGGCAG AGAGGCAACCCCGTGTTGAAGTTTGTGCGCAATGTACCCTGGGAATTCGGTGAGGTGATTCCTGATTACGTGCTGGGCCAGAGCACCTGCGCCCTTTTCCTCAG CCTCCGCTACCACAACCTCCATCCAGACTACATCCATGAACGGCTGCAGAGCCTGGGGAAGAACTTCGCCCTGCGTGTGCTACTAGTCCAAGTGGATGTG aaaGATCCCCAGCAGGCTCTTAAGGAGCTGGCTAAGATGTGCATCTTGGCTGACTGCACCCTGGTGCTGGCCTGGAG TGCAGAGGAAGCTGGGCGGTACCTGGAGACCTATAAGGCTTATGAGCAGAAGCCCGCTGACCTCCTCATGGAGAGGCTGGAGCAGAACTTCCTGTCACGG GCCACTGAGTGTCTGACCACTGTGAAATCTGTGAACAAGACCGACAGCCAGACCCTCCTGGCTACATTTGGA TCCCTGGAACAGCTCTTCACTGCATCAAGGGAGGATCTAGCCTTGTGCCCAGGCCTGGGCCCCCAGAAG GCCCGCAGGCTCTTTGAAGTTCTACATGAACCCTTCCTCAAAGTGCCTCGATGA